The Psychrobacter sp. LV10R520-6 genome includes a region encoding these proteins:
- a CDS encoding lipoate--protein ligase has protein sequence MKLRILKSAVTNPWFNLATEDWIFQALDPDSHTLFLWRNDETVVVGRSQNPWVECKTDKMEEDNVFLARRQSGGGAVFHDLGNTNFTFLSPKNEYDQATNFTIIVNALKKLGIDAELSGRNDMQVGDRKISGSAFKHAVDRSFHHGTLLVNADMKKLGDYLNPHPLKLQAKGIKSVRSRVANLVEFNEDINHEMLSEAIIEAFCEYYGQRVEVEALDEASLAKQPNLNKYYQQMSDWDWRFGKTPEFSHRIETRFDWGMIDLHMDVKQAVIEEVVIFSDALNVELIDTLKDTLTGIKYNKNDVRATLDELKKAQPDLAAQVDDFCGWLIGEMEG, from the coding sequence ATGAAACTACGTATCTTGAAATCTGCAGTAACCAACCCTTGGTTTAATCTGGCGACAGAAGATTGGATATTCCAAGCGCTTGACCCTGATTCGCATACGCTATTCTTATGGCGTAATGATGAAACTGTGGTGGTTGGGCGCTCGCAAAATCCTTGGGTAGAATGTAAAACCGATAAAATGGAAGAAGACAATGTCTTTCTGGCTCGTCGTCAAAGTGGTGGTGGGGCCGTTTTTCATGATTTAGGCAATACCAACTTTACCTTTTTATCGCCCAAAAACGAGTACGATCAGGCAACTAACTTTACTATCATCGTAAATGCTCTGAAAAAACTGGGTATAGATGCCGAGCTGTCTGGCCGTAACGACATGCAAGTGGGCGATCGAAAAATATCAGGCAGCGCCTTCAAACATGCTGTTGATAGAAGCTTTCATCATGGTACTTTACTGGTAAACGCCGACATGAAAAAGCTTGGCGATTACCTCAATCCGCATCCGCTAAAATTGCAAGCAAAAGGTATCAAGTCCGTGCGCTCGCGTGTCGCTAACTTAGTTGAATTCAATGAAGATATTAATCACGAGATGCTGTCTGAAGCGATTATCGAGGCATTTTGTGAATATTATGGACAAAGAGTTGAAGTAGAAGCGTTAGATGAAGCCAGTCTCGCAAAGCAGCCTAATCTGAATAAATACTATCAGCAAATGTCAGACTGGGATTGGCGCTTCGGTAAAACTCCGGAGTTCTCGCATCGTATCGAAACTCGGTTTGATTGGGGAATGATCGATTTACATATGGATGTGAAGCAAGCGGTAATTGAAGAGGTGGTCATATTTTCTGATGCACTAAATGTTGAGTTGATTGACACTTTAAAAGACACGCTGACCGGAATTAAATACAACAAGAATGACGTTAGAGCCACGCTTGATGAATTAAAGAAAGCGCAACCTGATTTAGCAGCGCAAGTTGACGATTTTTGCGGGTGGTTGATTGGTGAGATGGAAGGTTAG
- a CDS encoding VOC family protein — translation MKYLHAMIRTNKLEDTLNFYCELMGLKLLRKKDSESGRFSLYFLATHEGAPEIEVTHNWDEEEYANGNNFGHFAFKVDNIYEQCETFMEAGVDILRPPRDGYMAFVKDPNNISIELLQDGERLEPIEPWISMENIGTW, via the coding sequence ATGAAATACTTACATGCAATGATTAGAACGAACAAACTAGAGGACACCTTAAACTTCTATTGTGAGCTTATGGGATTGAAACTTCTTAGGAAGAAGGACTCTGAATCAGGTAGATTTAGCTTATACTTTTTAGCGACCCATGAAGGTGCTCCAGAGATTGAGGTTACTCATAACTGGGACGAAGAAGAATATGCCAACGGAAACAACTTTGGGCACTTTGCCTTTAAAGTCGACAACATCTATGAGCAATGCGAAACATTTATGGAAGCTGGTGTCGATATATTAAGACCGCCTAGAGACGGGTATATGGCTTTCGTTAAAGACCCTAACAATATCTCAATCGAACTGCTTCAAGATGGTGAGCGATTAGAGCCCATTGAACCTTGGATTTCGATGGAAAATATTGGTACATGGTAA
- a CDS encoding HEPN domain-containing protein, whose product MYRSYKNFEKNLDEVKNLSAVYEYLESNINVPICFDDILRSQLVYSLSALDKLIHDLVKIGIIQIFNGSRPSTPKYSSEPLKMELYHDLLSASDDLFDTGVMTKANIFEKAISEKLKYISYQDPSKISDGLSYICLESQKWKIISQSFSSSERDTKTKLKLIVSRRNSIVHEADIDPQTLEKIPIFKSDCDDTVQFLLECGTAIYELVK is encoded by the coding sequence ATGTATAGGTCTTATAAGAACTTCGAAAAGAATTTGGATGAAGTTAAGAATCTATCAGCTGTTTATGAGTATTTAGAAAGTAATATTAATGTGCCTATATGCTTTGATGATATTCTTAGGTCTCAACTTGTCTACTCCTTAAGTGCGCTTGATAAACTAATCCATGACTTAGTCAAAATTGGAATTATACAGATATTTAATGGTTCACGTCCTTCTACCCCAAAGTACTCATCTGAGCCTTTGAAGATGGAGCTTTATCACGACCTACTGAGTGCAAGTGATGACCTGTTCGATACAGGTGTAATGACTAAAGCTAATATTTTCGAGAAAGCTATATCTGAAAAGCTTAAGTATATTTCGTATCAAGACCCTTCAAAGATATCTGATGGATTAAGCTATATTTGTCTCGAAAGTCAAAAATGGAAAATTATTTCACAAAGTTTTTCTAGTAGTGAAAGAGATACCAAAACAAAGCTTAAACTTATAGTGAGTAGAAGGAACTCTATTGTGCATGAAGCGGACATAGACCCACAGACTCTAGAGAAAATTCCTATATTTAAGAGTGATTGTGATGACACTGTACAGTTCTTATTGGAGTGTGGAACTGCTATTTACGAACTTGTTAAATAA
- a CDS encoding ParA family protein, with product MSKRIAVFNHKGGVSKTTSVYNIGWLLSKNLNVLVVDADPQCNLTSLILGEGFEKYYIKDETKLQNIKDGVSAAFLGRPHPIEAVTCYSPERADNLFLLAGHANLSEYDAALTFAQTSNNAIATLQNLPGAFSELLRLTEEKYSIDITIIDLNPSLSAINQNLFLSSDSFIVPTNPDPFSLMAIDTLTRVLPKWVQWKQASMDMFKDSAYPMPESHPKFLGSLIQRFNVRNGLAARPYRDNISEIKQKISNEFYDSISNAGMTLDGFYSENLISEGYCLAEIPDFQGLLPKSNKAQVPVFALLDEEIEYSGKVLETMLTKRDHLLTIFEGLETNLTRLLDHV from the coding sequence ATGTCTAAAAGAATTGCTGTATTTAATCATAAAGGAGGTGTTAGTAAAACCACTTCTGTGTATAACATAGGATGGTTGCTAAGTAAAAATCTTAATGTTTTAGTGGTTGATGCTGACCCACAATGTAATTTAACAAGCCTAATATTAGGTGAAGGATTCGAAAAGTATTATATTAAGGATGAAACTAAGCTTCAGAACATTAAAGATGGCGTAAGTGCAGCTTTTTTAGGAAGACCGCATCCTATAGAAGCTGTAACTTGTTACTCACCTGAAAGAGCTGATAACTTATTTTTGCTTGCTGGGCATGCTAATTTATCAGAGTATGACGCAGCTCTTACATTTGCACAAACTTCTAATAATGCCATTGCTACTTTACAAAATCTACCAGGCGCTTTTTCCGAACTATTACGCTTGACCGAAGAAAAATACTCTATAGACATTACCATAATAGATTTAAACCCAAGTTTGAGTGCAATTAATCAGAATCTTTTCTTATCCTCAGATTCTTTTATTGTACCTACTAACCCTGATCCATTTTCTCTCATGGCAATTGATACCTTAACTAGAGTGTTACCAAAGTGGGTACAGTGGAAGCAAGCCTCTATGGATATGTTTAAAGATTCAGCTTATCCTATGCCAGAATCTCACCCCAAGTTTCTAGGTAGCTTAATTCAGAGGTTTAATGTTCGGAACGGTCTTGCAGCACGTCCTTATAGAGATAACATTTCAGAGATTAAGCAAAAAATATCTAATGAGTTTTATGATTCTATATCTAATGCTGGTATGACATTAGATGGGTTTTATAGTGAAAATCTTATTAGCGAAGGATATTGTTTAGCTGAAATTCCCGATTTTCAAGGCTTGTTACCCAAGTCTAATAAAGCTCAGGTACCAGTTTTTGCTTTATTAGATGAAGAAATAGAATATAGTGGAAAAGTACTAGAGACCATGCTTACTAAACGAGATCATTTACTTACTATTTTTGAAGGACTTGAGACAAATCTTACAAGGTTATTGGATCATGTATAG
- a CDS encoding NADPH-dependent 2,4-dienoyl-CoA reductase, producing MSARLDTASQKTPSPTKSSQKKASKKNISAKKTDRIATQEASNASEYYPHLFTPLDLGFTTLKNRVVMGSMHTGLEDRFYNYGKLAAYFAERAKGGVAMMITGGISPNREGWLLPAGGTMNSKMDVINHQRVTRAVHKHDSKIIMQILHSGRYGYHPFVVSSSPIKSPISPFKPRKMSIKNIEQTIEDFARAARLAKQAGYDGVEVMGSEGYLLNQFLSSHVNKRKDIYGGDIHGRMKLAVNAVKAVRAAVGEDFIILFRLSVIDLVKGGNVMDEVIIVAKALEEAGVTIMNTGIGWHEARVPTIVTSVPRAAFVDFSAEIKKHISIPMMAANRINMPDTAEEIVASGQADMIQMARPFLADPNWVNKAKNGEAARINTCIACNQACLDHTFENKRSTCLVNPQACYETELVYKKTKKPKKVAVIGGGVAGMSAAHVAALRGHKVTLFEAKDILGGQFNYAKVIPGKEEFFETIRYYINELEHLGVEVKLNTKVDKPLLEASKFHHVIVATGVVPRSLAGKLEGADLPQVMSYAELLSGEKAVGDTVAVIGAGGIGFDVSEYLTANHGQALDELGSEVLKDPTYRPKAQTISEWREEWGVTSDTDYQSEGGLIKPDAITPVRQVYLMQRTKGRLGGGLNKTTGWVHRAHVRSHGVIQVSGAQYEKITNEGIWITNNQGQSQLLRVDSVVVCAGQESVVELMPNVGDAPDAQYHLIGGAKLSAELDAKRAIRDGAEVAAGI from the coding sequence ATGAGTGCCCGCCTCGATACCGCCAGCCAAAAAACTCCCAGCCCCACAAAATCTAGCCAAAAAAAAGCAAGCAAAAAAAACATAAGTGCCAAAAAAACTGACCGTATTGCGACTCAAGAGGCCTCGAATGCCTCAGAGTATTACCCGCATTTATTCACACCGTTAGATTTAGGCTTCACCACCTTAAAGAACCGTGTGGTCATGGGCTCGATGCATACTGGACTTGAGGATCGCTTTTATAATTATGGCAAGCTTGCCGCGTATTTCGCTGAGCGTGCTAAAGGCGGCGTAGCGATGATGATTACCGGTGGTATCTCGCCCAACCGTGAAGGCTGGCTATTACCGGCAGGCGGTACCATGAACAGCAAGATGGATGTCATCAACCATCAACGCGTGACCCGCGCTGTGCATAAACACGACAGCAAGATCATCATGCAAATCTTGCACAGTGGTCGCTACGGTTATCATCCGTTTGTGGTGTCATCAAGCCCAATCAAGTCGCCAATTTCCCCCTTTAAACCGCGTAAAATGAGCATCAAAAATATTGAGCAGACGATCGAAGACTTTGCTCGTGCTGCACGCCTTGCTAAGCAAGCGGGTTATGATGGCGTTGAGGTTATGGGCTCTGAGGGTTATTTGCTCAATCAGTTTTTATCCAGCCACGTCAATAAGCGTAAAGATATTTATGGCGGTGATATTCATGGTCGTATGAAGCTGGCAGTAAATGCGGTTAAGGCCGTTCGCGCTGCGGTTGGCGAAGATTTTATTATCTTATTTCGCTTATCAGTCATTGATTTGGTCAAAGGCGGCAACGTCATGGATGAAGTCATTATCGTTGCTAAAGCGCTAGAGGAAGCTGGCGTGACCATAATGAATACCGGTATTGGCTGGCATGAAGCCCGCGTGCCAACTATCGTCACCAGTGTCCCGCGCGCCGCCTTTGTGGACTTTAGCGCTGAGATTAAAAAACACATCAGCATTCCGATGATGGCAGCCAACCGTATCAATATGCCCGATACTGCTGAAGAAATTGTTGCCAGTGGTCAGGCAGATATGATTCAAATGGCGCGTCCGTTCTTGGCCGATCCAAACTGGGTTAATAAAGCTAAAAACGGTGAAGCCGCTCGAATTAATACTTGTATTGCTTGTAACCAAGCTTGCCTAGATCATACCTTTGAAAATAAACGCTCAACTTGTTTGGTCAATCCGCAGGCTTGTTATGAGACTGAATTGGTTTATAAGAAGACTAAGAAGCCTAAAAAAGTTGCGGTTATTGGTGGCGGCGTAGCGGGTATGTCAGCGGCACATGTCGCAGCGCTACGTGGTCATAAAGTGACTTTGTTTGAAGCCAAAGATATCTTAGGTGGACAGTTTAACTACGCCAAAGTTATCCCTGGTAAAGAAGAGTTCTTTGAAACCATTCGCTATTATATTAATGAGCTTGAGCATTTAGGCGTTGAAGTTAAGCTGAATACTAAAGTAGATAAGCCACTACTGGAAGCTAGTAAATTCCACCATGTCATCGTCGCAACTGGTGTCGTACCCAGAAGTTTGGCAGGTAAGCTCGAAGGTGCAGATCTACCACAAGTCATGAGCTATGCAGAGTTGTTATCCGGTGAAAAAGCCGTCGGCGATACGGTAGCAGTCATCGGCGCTGGTGGTATTGGCTTCGATGTCAGTGAATACCTCACCGCCAATCATGGTCAGGCGTTAGATGAGCTTGGTTCTGAAGTGTTAAAAGACCCAACTTACCGTCCAAAAGCGCAAACAATTAGCGAATGGCGTGAAGAATGGGGCGTGACTAGTGATACTGACTATCAAAGCGAAGGTGGTTTGATTAAACCAGACGCCATTACGCCAGTACGTCAAGTTTATCTGATGCAGCGTACCAAAGGGCGCTTGGGTGGTGGTCTTAATAAAACGACCGGCTGGGTACATCGTGCCCATGTTAGGTCGCATGGCGTTATTCAAGTATCGGGCGCACAGTACGAAAAAATCACCAATGAAGGTATTTGGATAACTAATAACCAAGGTCAAAGCCAGCTATTACGAGTCGATAGCGTGGTGGTCTGTGCTGGTCAAGAGTCGGTCGTAGAACTCATGCCCAATGTTGGCGATGCACCTGATGCGCAATATCATTTGATTGGTGGCGCAAAACTGTCAGCTGAGCTGGATGCCAAACGTGCTATTCGTGATGGGGCTGAGGTTGCGGCGGGGATTTAG